A genomic region of Sulfobacillus acidophilus DSM 10332 contains the following coding sequences:
- a CDS encoding protein of unknown function DUF1641 (PFAM: Protein of unknown function (DUF1641)~InterPro IPR012440~KEGG: aac:Aaci_1924 protein of unknown function DUF1641~PFAM: Protein of unknown function DUF1641~SPTR: Putative uncharacterized protein), with amino-acid sequence MAKAVTTRIPGGQVDKSNDLLDPEVLHDVARLVKALKSSGVLPMVTALLEQRDDVLAILMRVVNTPDVKRTIVQIEGLLQTLRRLSPGFTGAVQSGLERGLAEASRESDGSMTVFSLLKALRNPDIARAIRVSLAFLEGFGHQIGE; translated from the coding sequence ATGGCTAAGGCGGTGACAACGCGGATCCCGGGGGGTCAAGTTGACAAATCCAACGACCTTTTGGATCCGGAGGTTCTCCATGATGTGGCCCGGTTAGTCAAAGCGTTGAAAAGCTCCGGGGTGTTGCCGATGGTGACCGCGCTGTTGGAACAGCGGGACGACGTATTGGCCATTCTCATGCGGGTCGTGAATACGCCTGATGTCAAGCGGACAATCGTGCAGATTGAAGGACTGCTTCAAACCTTGAGGCGACTGTCACCCGGATTCACCGGTGCCGTCCAGTCGGGGTTGGAAAGGGGATTGGCGGAGGCTTCTCGCGAATCCGACGGCTCTATGACGGTTTTTTCCTTGTTAAAGGCTTTGCGAAATCCCGACATTGCCCGCGCCATTCGCGTGTCGTTGGCATTTTTAGAAGGTTTCGGGCACCAAATCGGTGAATAA
- a CDS encoding cytochrome bd quinol oxidase subunit 1 apoprotein (PFAM: Bacterial Cytochrome Ubiquinol Oxidase~COGs: COG1271 Cytochrome bd-type quinol oxidase subunit 1~InterPro IPR002585~KEGG: aac:Aaci_1938 cytochrome bd ubiquinol oxidase subunit I~PFAM: Cytochrome bd ubiquinol oxidase, subunit I~SPTR: Cytochrome bd ubiquinol oxidase subunit I) produces the protein MTLVGLDRLQFGVTIVYHFLFVPITIGLSLMIAILETLYWRDPKPADRLVIDLFSRLFLINFAVGVVTGIIQEFQFGMNWANYSRFVGDVFGAPLAIESLAAFFLESTFIAVWIFGWDRLSPRMHTLAIWLVAFGVTLSAFNILAANSFMQEPVGYRLLHHHLEMISFGAILTNPQLWVEFPHVEFAALATGGFVMAGVSAYYLARGRFVEQFLRPFRVGILGALVASILVVVIGHEQAQHLVTAQPMKIAASEALWQTSGIHAAWSLITIIHPKTHQSVPLIAIPYMLSILAYNRLSGRIAGIENLQRLYVHRYGPGYYVPPVIPTFWSFRIMILFGFLMIFVALWGVLLDRHGLLLKRPRYLKLMVWAIMLPSLANIMGWIMTEVGRQPWIVFGLMLTPHGISPTVPMADVWTTLTTFGVLYLVIGFTALSLAVKYIKLGPIAEEPGSDQPIGDEVPHIVPHPTS, from the coding sequence ATGACCCTTGTCGGCTTGGATCGACTGCAATTTGGGGTAACGATCGTCTATCACTTCCTGTTCGTTCCCATTACGATTGGGCTTTCTTTAATGATTGCCATTTTAGAAACCCTTTACTGGCGGGATCCGAAACCTGCGGACCGTTTAGTTATCGACTTGTTCTCGCGGCTTTTTTTGATTAATTTTGCCGTAGGAGTCGTCACCGGGATTATTCAAGAGTTCCAGTTCGGCATGAACTGGGCCAACTATAGTCGGTTTGTGGGAGATGTTTTTGGAGCCCCCTTGGCGATTGAGTCGCTTGCCGCCTTTTTTTTGGAATCCACCTTTATCGCGGTCTGGATCTTTGGCTGGGATCGGCTGTCGCCCCGGATGCATACGCTCGCCATTTGGCTGGTCGCCTTTGGCGTGACCCTTTCCGCGTTTAATATTTTAGCGGCCAATTCGTTCATGCAAGAACCCGTGGGATATCGCCTGTTGCATCACCATTTGGAAATGATCAGTTTTGGGGCCATTTTAACCAATCCGCAGCTCTGGGTCGAATTCCCCCATGTCGAATTTGCGGCCTTGGCCACCGGCGGTTTTGTGATGGCCGGCGTCAGCGCATACTATTTAGCCCGTGGCCGGTTTGTCGAGCAATTTTTACGGCCGTTTCGGGTCGGCATTCTCGGCGCGTTGGTGGCCAGTATTTTAGTCGTGGTCATTGGCCATGAACAGGCGCAGCATCTCGTAACCGCACAGCCCATGAAAATTGCCGCCTCGGAAGCCCTGTGGCAGACGAGCGGCATTCATGCCGCCTGGTCGTTAATCACTATTATTCATCCCAAAACCCATCAAAGTGTCCCCCTCATCGCCATCCCCTACATGTTGAGCATTCTGGCGTATAACCGATTAAGCGGACGGATTGCCGGCATCGAAAACCTTCAACGACTATATGTCCATCGCTACGGCCCCGGCTACTATGTGCCGCCGGTCATTCCCACCTTTTGGAGTTTCCGGATTATGATCTTGTTTGGCTTTTTGATGATATTTGTCGCCTTATGGGGTGTTCTCCTCGATCGCCACGGGCTCCTGCTCAAACGTCCCCGGTACTTGAAACTCATGGTTTGGGCCATTATGCTGCCGTCTTTGGCCAACATCATGGGGTGGATTATGACGGAAGTAGGCCGTCAACCCTGGATTGTTTTTGGCCTGATGTTGACCCCTCACGGGATATCACCCACCGTCCCGATGGCGGATGTGTGGACTACCCTGACCACCTTTGGCGTGTTATACCTCGTCATCGGGTTTACCGCGCTCAGCTTGGCCGTTAAATACATTAAGCTCGGACCGATTGCCGAAGAACCCGGGAGTGATCAGCCCATCGGCGACGAAGTGCCGCACATCGTGCCCCATCCTACATCGTGA
- a CDS encoding hypothetical protein (KEGG: tbi:Tbis_3564 hypothetical protein~SPTR: Putative uncharacterized protein) has translation MQRQFVRVGILFVLFIIAAFGVVWRMPQYDVVEYAFYAKAAFFPPWFHFWPREYPTLSLGVFLLPRLWPLPYRWAFAVTMAGFLAVLLWQGGAFRSRPAWGIRLLIYLFLGAVGLFAQRYDITAAWAAYMALLAARQGQWGRAWGFSLVGVFLKLFPVIFWPMFFIAEYRASGRWRWDRAALAVAVTLVVIGFQIALAVPHQLSWWRYFWNRPIAIGSLPASITVLLHPYRLGVAYGSWNVYAAGWAHRVASGVTVLSGVIWIGLFYAQWRGRLSLESTVLLGIGVLMLSSKVLSVQYLIWLAPFLADRRIHPFFLLSYALNTIVYPLGFVIPGWFSFVVYLLAIRNALLILGFISLWRNERLPTTAQPTPMPTVSA, from the coding sequence GTGCAGCGGCAGTTCGTTAGGGTCGGCATTTTATTTGTTTTGTTTATCATTGCGGCCTTCGGGGTTGTGTGGCGGATGCCGCAATATGATGTGGTGGAATATGCGTTCTACGCCAAGGCGGCCTTTTTCCCACCTTGGTTTCATTTTTGGCCGCGAGAATATCCTACGCTTTCATTGGGGGTATTTCTATTGCCCCGGCTTTGGCCGCTCCCCTATCGCTGGGCTTTTGCGGTGACGATGGCGGGGTTTTTAGCGGTGTTGCTTTGGCAAGGCGGGGCGTTTCGGTCTCGACCTGCTTGGGGCATACGGCTCTTAATCTATCTTTTTTTAGGTGCGGTCGGGTTATTTGCCCAGCGGTATGATATCACGGCGGCCTGGGCCGCTTATATGGCTCTTTTGGCGGCACGTCAGGGGCAATGGGGACGGGCCTGGGGGTTTTCGCTGGTCGGCGTCTTCTTAAAATTATTTCCGGTCATTTTTTGGCCCATGTTCTTCATTGCGGAATATCGGGCCAGCGGACGCTGGCGGTGGGATCGAGCGGCCTTGGCGGTGGCGGTCACGCTGGTCGTCATCGGCTTTCAAATCGCATTGGCCGTTCCCCATCAACTTTCGTGGTGGCGATATTTTTGGAATCGTCCGATCGCGATTGGTTCATTGCCGGCCAGTATTACGGTATTGTTACATCCCTACCGGCTAGGGGTGGCTTATGGCAGCTGGAACGTCTATGCTGCGGGATGGGCCCATCGGGTCGCGTCAGGAGTGACGGTCCTTAGCGGGGTTATTTGGATTGGCCTTTTTTATGCTCAATGGCGTGGACGGTTATCGCTGGAGTCGACCGTCCTCTTGGGTATCGGCGTTCTCATGCTCAGCAGCAAAGTCTTGTCCGTGCAATATCTCATCTGGCTGGCGCCTTTTTTGGCGGACCGCCGAATTCATCCGTTTTTTCTCCTGTCTTATGCCCTTAACACGATCGTCTATCCCCTAGGGTTTGTCATACCCGGCTGGTTTTCCTTCGTGGTGTATTTATTGGCGATTCGAAACGCTCTCTTGATTTTGGGCTTCATCAGCCTATGGCGGAATGAACGGCTGCCGACCACAGCCCAACCGACGCCGATGCCGACCGTATCCGCCTAA
- a CDS encoding formate dehydrogenase, alpha subunit (PFAM: Molybdopterin oxidoreductase; Molydopterin dinucleotide binding domain; NADH-ubiquinone oxidoreductase-G iron-sulfur binding region; Molybdopterin oxidoreductase Fe4S4 domain~TIGRFAM: formate dehydrogenase, alpha subunit, archaeal-type~COGs: COG3383 Uncharacterized anaerobic dehydrogenase~InterProIPR001041:IPR019574:IPR001450:IPR006963:IPR 006656:IPR006657:IPR006478~KEGG: bts:Btus_1100 formate dehydrogenase, alpha subunit~PFAM: Molybdopterin oxidoreductase; Molybdopterin oxidoreductase Fe4S4 region; NADH:ubiquinone oxidoreductase, subunit G, iron-sulphur binding; Ferredoxin; 4Fe-4S ferredoxin, iron-sulphur binding, subgroup; Molydopterin dinucleotide-binding region~PRIAM: Nitrate reductase~SPTR: Formate dehydrogenase, alpha subunit;~TIGRFAM: Formate dehydrogenase, alpha subunit): MTEQQRTILIDGRPLPFREGQTVLDVMLDQGWEFPHICYHPNLGPIQTCDTCLVNIGDQRVRACATPAASGLAVDTGRGQAAREEAMQRILHNHQLYCTVCENNNGNCVVHNTTELIGITHQTIPFEPKPYPAIDATNPFYRYDVNQCILCGRCVEACQDLEVNETLSIDWSLDRPRVVWDGGADIADSSCVSCGHCVSVCPCNALMEKSMLGEAGYLTDIPQPTKGQMVEFVEAVEPSLPPVFALSDIEATLRKSQIKQTKTVCTYCGVGCSFDIWTKGRQILKVEPRPEAPTNGISTCVKGKFGWDFVNSSDRLTKPLVRRGDAFVETSWEEAYQVIRERMGSILAEYGPDAFMFIASSKASNEEAYLVQKLARQVIGTNNVDNDSTYCQDPATYGLRQTVGFGADSGSLADVAEADLSIIIGSNTAESHPVWATRVKRAHKLNGQKLVVVDIRKHEMAERADLWVKPNPGTDGLWILGLSKYLVDQGWIDREFVARRVEGFEEYVDFLTPFTLAATEEATGVPQAVTVKVAEMIRDAGKVAIMWAMGVTQQQNGSETSLAIANLLLLTGNFGRPGTGAYPLRGHNNVQGASDFGAKPHFLPGYQDLRDPEVRQRFEHAWGRPLPTRRGINNEELAGAILDGRVKMVYVVGEDTALVDPNLQEIRQAFEQLDFMVVQEVFFTETAKYADVILPATPSLEKEGTFVNTERRIQRFYQAMEPLGDSKPDWVILRDVARYLGGNWPFYQHPSEIMEEVAQLAPLFAGVRYDRLEGYRTLQWPVQPDGRDTPLLYTERFNQPQGKALLGIPAFLEHPHRPPLFDIHVNNGQLLEHFHEGNMTDRVAGIHQLVPEAFIEVSPELAEERGLKDGTLVRLVSPEGAIKLPVVVTDRVRGHEVYVPMNTRGEGAINFLTGNGVDQKTKTPAYKATVAYLEVLSDAPRKAPLLSRNWRNRPRHPQRGVEVERKWARPDYQPLVTVNPEKEDSSHG, from the coding sequence GTGACCGAACAGCAAAGAACAATCCTGATTGACGGCCGGCCGCTACCCTTTCGTGAAGGGCAGACCGTGCTGGACGTCATGTTGGACCAGGGATGGGAATTTCCCCATATCTGCTATCATCCGAATTTAGGTCCCATTCAAACCTGTGACACCTGCTTGGTCAACATTGGCGATCAGCGAGTGCGGGCGTGTGCGACACCGGCAGCATCCGGCCTGGCTGTCGATACGGGTCGTGGACAGGCCGCCCGAGAAGAAGCGATGCAGCGTATTTTGCATAATCATCAATTGTATTGCACGGTGTGTGAAAACAATAACGGGAATTGTGTGGTGCATAATACGACGGAACTGATCGGGATTACCCACCAAACCATTCCCTTCGAACCTAAACCGTATCCGGCGATTGACGCGACCAACCCCTTTTATCGATACGATGTCAATCAGTGCATTTTGTGCGGCCGCTGTGTGGAGGCCTGTCAAGACTTGGAAGTCAACGAAACGTTGTCGATTGACTGGAGTCTGGACCGACCGCGTGTGGTATGGGACGGCGGCGCCGATATTGCGGATTCGTCTTGCGTGTCGTGTGGACACTGTGTCAGCGTATGTCCCTGCAATGCGTTGATGGAAAAAAGCATGCTCGGGGAGGCCGGCTATCTGACGGATATTCCCCAACCGACCAAAGGCCAGATGGTTGAATTTGTGGAAGCGGTGGAGCCGAGCTTACCTCCCGTGTTTGCGCTATCCGATATTGAGGCGACGTTACGGAAAAGCCAAATCAAACAGACGAAGACGGTTTGCACCTATTGTGGAGTCGGGTGTTCATTCGATATTTGGACTAAAGGACGACAGATTCTAAAAGTCGAACCGCGACCGGAAGCTCCAACCAATGGGATTTCCACCTGTGTAAAAGGCAAATTCGGGTGGGACTTTGTCAATAGCTCTGATCGATTGACGAAGCCTTTAGTCCGACGGGGCGACGCCTTTGTCGAAACCTCTTGGGAAGAAGCGTACCAGGTGATTCGTGAGCGCATGGGCAGCATTTTGGCCGAATATGGGCCTGACGCGTTCATGTTTATCGCATCTTCCAAAGCCTCGAACGAAGAAGCCTATTTAGTGCAAAAGCTGGCGCGCCAAGTCATCGGGACCAACAATGTGGATAACGATTCGACCTATTGCCAAGATCCTGCGACCTATGGGCTTCGTCAAACCGTGGGTTTTGGTGCGGACAGCGGGTCGTTGGCCGACGTCGCCGAGGCCGATTTGTCGATCATTATCGGTTCCAATACGGCCGAGTCCCATCCGGTATGGGCGACGCGGGTGAAGCGGGCTCATAAACTGAATGGACAAAAACTGGTCGTGGTCGATATCCGCAAGCATGAAATGGCCGAACGGGCCGATCTTTGGGTGAAGCCGAATCCGGGTACAGACGGACTTTGGATTTTAGGGCTTTCCAAGTATTTAGTGGATCAAGGCTGGATTGACCGCGAATTTGTGGCTCGCCGAGTCGAGGGATTTGAGGAATATGTGGACTTCCTTACGCCCTTTACCCTGGCGGCGACCGAAGAGGCTACCGGGGTGCCGCAAGCGGTGACGGTGAAAGTGGCCGAAATGATTCGGGATGCGGGCAAGGTGGCCATTATGTGGGCCATGGGGGTTACCCAGCAACAAAACGGTTCGGAGACCTCTTTGGCCATCGCCAACCTTTTGCTGTTGACCGGTAATTTTGGCCGGCCGGGAACCGGGGCCTATCCCTTACGGGGGCACAACAACGTACAAGGGGCATCCGATTTTGGGGCCAAACCGCACTTTTTGCCGGGATATCAAGATCTTCGCGATCCGGAGGTGCGCCAACGGTTTGAACACGCTTGGGGACGGCCGTTGCCTACCCGCCGGGGAATCAACAACGAGGAGTTGGCGGGAGCGATTTTAGACGGGCGGGTCAAAATGGTCTACGTCGTCGGGGAAGACACCGCGCTGGTGGATCCCAATTTGCAGGAAATCCGTCAGGCGTTCGAACAATTGGACTTCATGGTGGTGCAAGAGGTGTTTTTCACCGAGACCGCCAAATATGCCGACGTCATTTTACCGGCTACCCCGTCTTTGGAAAAAGAGGGGACGTTTGTCAATACGGAACGACGGATTCAGCGCTTCTATCAAGCTATGGAGCCTTTGGGCGACAGCAAACCGGACTGGGTGATTTTACGTGACGTGGCCCGGTATCTCGGAGGCAATTGGCCCTTCTATCAGCATCCCTCCGAAATTATGGAGGAAGTCGCCCAATTGGCGCCGCTCTTTGCCGGGGTGCGTTATGACCGGTTAGAAGGCTACCGAACGCTACAATGGCCGGTTCAACCGGATGGCCGGGATACCCCGCTCTTATATACGGAGCGCTTTAATCAGCCGCAAGGAAAGGCGTTGTTGGGCATTCCGGCTTTTTTGGAGCATCCGCATCGCCCGCCTCTCTTTGACATCCATGTGAATAACGGGCAGTTGCTGGAACATTTTCATGAGGGCAATATGACCGACCGCGTGGCCGGCATTCATCAGTTGGTACCGGAAGCCTTCATTGAGGTATCGCCGGAATTGGCGGAGGAACGGGGACTGAAGGACGGCACGTTGGTGCGTTTGGTGTCGCCGGAGGGCGCTATCAAATTGCCGGTCGTGGTGACCGACCGGGTGCGGGGGCATGAAGTCTATGTGCCGATGAATACCCGGGGAGAGGGCGCTATCAATTTTCTGACGGGAAATGGTGTCGACCAAAAGACCAAAACGCCGGCCTACAAAGCGACAGTGGCTTATCTGGAGGTGTTGTCCGACGCACCGCGAAAGGCCCCGCTCTTATCCCGCAATTGGCGTAATCGTCCTCGCCATCCACAACGAGGGGTTGAAGTGGAGAGAAAATGGGCGCGACCGGACTATCAACCATTGGTTACGGTGAACCCGGAAAAGGAGGATTCCTCGCATGGCTAA
- a CDS encoding cytochrome bd quinol oxidase subunit 2 apoprotein (PFAM: Cytochrome oxidase subunit II~TIGRFAM: cytochrome d oxidase, subunit II (cydB)~COGs: COG1294 Cytochrome bd-type quinol oxidase subunit 2~InterPro IPR003317~KEGG: aac:Aaci_1937 cytochrome d ubiquinol oxidase, subunit II~PFAM: Cytochrome bd ubiquinol oxidase, subunit II~SPTR: Cytochrome d ubiquinol oxidase, subunit II;~TIGRFAM: Cytochrome bd ubiquinol oxidase, subunit II): MNLPTIWFVLIAALFVGYLFLEGFDYGVGILVPFVGRTDQERRAVLATIGPVWDANEVWLITAGATIFAAFPNWYATLFSGFYLALALLLVALIIRGVALEFRSKDDRAGWRRFWDWMIMGSSAVPALVWGIAMGNMLHGVPINRQMNFVGNFGSLINPYALVGGLASLLLFTLHGALYLTLKAPPELSERARKAAFRVGGLATVFYFLFVLMSYSYASLSHRLGVDPGPIPVMAGVSMLAIRLFLPQRQYGAAFAMTGLTIVLSVISVFLTLYPRVMISTLNPHWNLTIYNASSNLYSLQVMSIVATVLLPIVLAYQAWTYWVFRRRVSLKDTRHY, translated from the coding sequence ATGAATCTCCCCACTATTTGGTTTGTGCTGATTGCCGCCCTGTTTGTCGGGTATCTCTTTTTAGAAGGATTTGACTATGGTGTCGGCATTCTCGTTCCTTTTGTCGGTCGCACCGACCAGGAACGGCGCGCCGTTTTAGCAACCATCGGACCGGTATGGGATGCCAACGAGGTGTGGCTCATTACCGCCGGAGCCACGATTTTTGCCGCCTTTCCCAATTGGTATGCCACCCTTTTTAGCGGGTTTTATCTGGCGTTGGCCTTGCTGTTGGTGGCGCTTATCATCCGTGGGGTCGCCCTGGAATTTCGAAGCAAAGATGATCGCGCCGGATGGCGGCGGTTTTGGGACTGGATGATCATGGGATCGAGTGCCGTACCCGCCTTGGTCTGGGGAATTGCCATGGGCAATATGTTGCATGGCGTGCCCATCAACCGGCAGATGAACTTTGTCGGCAATTTTGGGTCTCTGATAAATCCTTATGCATTGGTCGGCGGGCTCGCCAGCCTCTTGCTGTTTACGTTACACGGTGCTCTCTATCTGACTCTGAAGGCACCGCCCGAACTGTCCGAGCGGGCGCGAAAGGCCGCTTTTCGCGTCGGGGGGCTGGCCACCGTGTTTTATTTCCTGTTTGTCCTCATGAGTTATAGCTATGCGTCGTTAAGCCATCGGCTAGGCGTCGATCCCGGCCCTATCCCGGTTATGGCCGGGGTCAGCATGTTGGCGATTCGCCTGTTTTTACCCCAGCGGCAATATGGAGCGGCCTTCGCCATGACCGGTCTGACGATTGTCTTGTCTGTGATCAGTGTTTTTCTCACCCTTTATCCCCGGGTTATGATCAGCACTTTAAACCCGCATTGGAACCTCACGATCTATAACGCGTCGTCGAATCTCTACAGCCTTCAGGTCATGTCGATCGTGGCCACCGTATTACTGCCGATTGTGTTGGCTTACCAAGCCTGGACGTATTGGGTTTTCCGTCGGCGGGTGAGCTTGAAAGATACGCGGCACTATTAG